A genomic window from Bacteroidota bacterium includes:
- a CDS encoding histidine kinase: protein MLLLLCVCLSNHVFAQEPVSIKVVPTINYLPSTIYYVTQDADHFIWIGTNTGVYKYDGYSFTHFTSADGLGDNEILRIYQDKKKRIWFQSVNGNASFYLDGKIYNAYNSPLVAKLQFNKMILSECEDDAGNLYIGSRESLYYKIDANDQATAFTYTGRENFSWIGKDNTVRFVERKFPQMFKSIRGDKQDDLIYISAGTHIFQIVDDTSYVSKLELPASSQEVIFVKIKNANEIYFGTREGLFIYDPEGIKPLRKIMGGYSVSSVEFDFEDNLWVSTLQAGLYFIPSLEVNIYNKQNDLPVDKITCLEHDNDGNLWVGMAEDNYGVLYPDGSFKHSRLDASSPHDIANIRHFENSTFVIGKSSIRQITGTTNKTFNIYGNDLFQDKTRVYLGQDNTIMLERSLFENHISEVINNMVYKRGNYEFVNARTNVIKADKYNHLWVGTSKGIYYYGDTLINLGELNPLLKSPVRDIAFDNNGFYTYIATLNGLLIIKDNKLTKILDKEAGLPNSECNALYVDENNFIWAAFGNELVRVDYKEGKIEVVNFTNKLKIEVNRITDIDNIGATIYIATESGLIYFNKNETLQFATPPRIRFMDFMVNDVSYLKSNTADFKYNQNDVTISFSGTSFMSKAEVTYKYILEGYDTEWHFTDERSIHFKSLPPGNYNFKIAAINKSGLESEFKSFAFDIQPPIWSLWWFWLIILTLLSITLYMLWRRRLQALRVQYEQKNKTFLLEKENAEIEKKLTELNQQAFRQQMNPHFIFNALNTIKGYYAENDVKKASDYISKFSKLLRNILENKEQFIPLEREIQAIKLYLDLAGMRYENKFVFSVMTDSALNPAEVGIPPMLLQPFIENSLIHGIAPKQGKGTILIEFKISGNKLICDITDDGIGRMASSSKSRMGNHNSKATLLITEYLEALNNKENTNKFTLEIRDLTDKQGEAIGTRVALAMPLIYLEQNIL, encoded by the coding sequence TTGCTTTTGCTGCTTTGTGTGTGCTTAAGCAACCATGTATTTGCACAGGAGCCGGTTTCTATTAAGGTAGTTCCAACCATTAATTATTTACCCTCAACCATTTATTATGTAACACAAGATGCTGACCATTTTATATGGATTGGCACGAACACCGGTGTTTACAAATATGACGGTTATAGCTTCACCCATTTTACGAGTGCTGATGGTTTGGGAGATAATGAAATATTAAGAATTTATCAGGACAAAAAAAAGCGTATTTGGTTTCAGTCGGTAAACGGAAATGCTTCTTTTTATTTAGATGGTAAAATTTATAATGCCTATAATTCACCTTTGGTTGCTAAGTTGCAGTTTAACAAAATGATTTTGTCGGAATGTGAAGATGATGCGGGTAATTTATATATCGGCTCACGGGAATCGTTATATTATAAAATTGATGCTAATGATCAGGCAACCGCATTTACATATACCGGGCGGGAAAATTTTTCGTGGATTGGAAAGGATAATACAGTTCGGTTTGTAGAGCGGAAATTTCCGCAAATGTTTAAATCGATTCGCGGTGATAAACAGGATGATTTAATTTATATCAGTGCGGGAACACATATTTTTCAAATTGTAGACGATACTTCGTATGTTTCAAAACTGGAGTTACCGGCATCCAGCCAGGAAGTTATTTTCGTTAAAATAAAAAATGCCAATGAAATTTATTTCGGCACACGTGAAGGTTTATTCATATATGATCCTGAGGGGATAAAACCGCTGCGGAAAATCATGGGCGGTTACAGTGTGTCTTCTGTTGAGTTTGATTTTGAGGATAATTTGTGGGTTTCTACTTTGCAGGCGGGTTTGTATTTTATTCCATCGCTTGAAGTAAATATTTACAACAAACAAAATGATTTACCGGTTGATAAAATTACTTGTCTGGAACACGACAACGACGGCAATTTATGGGTTGGCATGGCAGAGGATAATTATGGTGTTTTATATCCTGATGGCAGTTTTAAACACAGCCGCTTAGATGCTTCCTCACCCCATGATATTGCCAATATTCGCCATTTTGAAAACAGCACTTTTGTAATTGGTAAAAGCAGTATTCGCCAAATAACAGGAACAACAAATAAAACCTTTAATATATATGGTAATGATTTGTTTCAGGATAAAACACGTGTTTATTTAGGGCAGGATAATACGATAATGCTTGAACGAAGTTTGTTTGAAAACCATATTTCTGAAGTGATAAACAATATGGTTTATAAGCGCGGTAATTATGAATTTGTGAACGCGCGAACCAATGTAATTAAAGCGGATAAGTATAATCATTTATGGGTTGGCACATCGAAGGGGATTTATTATTACGGTGATACGCTTATAAATCTGGGTGAATTGAATCCGCTGTTAAAATCGCCTGTTCGCGATATAGCGTTCGACAATAATGGTTTCTATACTTACATTGCTACATTGAATGGTTTATTGATTATAAAAGATAATAAACTCACTAAAATTCTGGACAAAGAAGCGGGTTTACCGAATAGTGAATGTAATGCCTTGTATGTAGATGAAAACAATTTTATTTGGGCAGCTTTTGGTAATGAATTGGTGCGTGTAGATTACAAAGAAGGCAAAATTGAAGTAGTAAATTTTACCAATAAATTAAAAATTGAAGTTAACAGAATTACCGATATTGATAATATTGGAGCAACAATATATATCGCCACCGAATCGGGGTTGATTTATTTTAATAAAAATGAAACACTGCAATTTGCCACGCCACCGCGTATTCGGTTTATGGATTTTATGGTGAATGATGTTTCGTATTTAAAATCAAACACTGCTGACTTTAAATACAACCAAAATGATGTAACCATTTCTTTTTCAGGAACTTCTTTTATGAGTAAGGCAGAAGTAACTTATAAATATATTTTGGAAGGTTATGATACGGAATGGCATTTTACGGATGAACGCAGTATACATTTTAAATCGTTGCCACCCGGAAATTATAATTTTAAAATAGCAGCCATTAATAAGTCGGGATTGGAAAGTGAGTTTAAATCGTTTGCGTTTGATATACAGCCACCCATTTGGAGTTTATGGTGGTTTTGGCTGATTATACTTACGTTGTTAAGCATCACCTTATACATGTTGTGGCGGCGGAGGCTGCAGGCTTTACGGGTGCAATACGAGCAAAAAAATAAAACGTTTTTGCTGGAAAAAGAAAATGCTGAAATTGAAAAGAAATTAACCGAATTAAATCAGCAGGCATTCAGGCAGCAGATGAATCCGCATTTTATTTTTAATGCCTTAAATACGATAAAAGGTTATTATGCAGAAAACGATGTAAAAAAGGCTAGTGATTATATTTCGAAATTTTCAAAATTGTTACGGAATATTCTCGAAAATAAGGAACAGTTTATTCCGTTGGAGCGTGAAATTCAAGCCATTAAACTATATCTGGATTTAGCAGGCATGCGGTATGAAAATAAATTTGTGTTTTCGGTAATGACAGATAGTGCATTAAACCCTGCTGAAGTTGGTATTCCGCCGATGTTGTTGCAGCCGTTTATTGAAAATTCACTGATACACGGCATTGCACCTAAACAGGGAAAAGGGACCATTTTAATAGAATTCAAAATCAGTGGTAACAAGTTAATATGTGATATTACTGATGATGGTATTGGCAGGATGGCATCTTCATCAAAATCGAGAATGGGCAATCACAATTCAAAAGCCACACTGTTAATTACGGAATATCTTGAAGCATTAAACAATAAAGAAAATACCAATAAATTCACATTAGAAATACGGGATTTAACTGATAAACAAGGGGAAGCTATTGGCACCCGCGTTGCGTTGGCTATGCCGTTAATCTATTTAGAACAAAATATATTATGA
- a CDS encoding proline--tRNA ligase produces the protein MAEKITKRDINYSEWYNDLVIQSGLAEYSAVRGCMVIKPHGWAIWENMKSILDKRFKDTGHVNASFPLLIPKSFLEQEEGHAEGFAKECAVVTHYRLKANPDKKGKLMIDPESKLEEELIIRPTSETIIWNCYRGWIQSYRDLPILINQWANVMRWEMRTRLFLRTAEFHWQEGHTAHATKDEAVEETLKMLDVYAEFMENYMAVPVIKGVKTANERFAGAEDTYCVEAMMQDGKALQNGTSHFLGQNFAKAFDVKFLNKEGKQEFAWATSWGVSTRMMGALIMAHSDDDGLVIPPRLAPLHVVIVPIYKNAEQLAAITERADAIIKELKAQNIIVKYDDSDTAKPGWKFAEYELKGVPVRIAMGMRDVENGTVEIARRDTKEKTTVKNENLGLYISELLETIQQSMFNKALAFRSANTFVLDSWDEFTAQIEKGGFIHAHWDGTAETEDKIKELTKATIRCIPMDAKEEAGKCIYSGKPSNKRVVFAKAY, from the coding sequence ATGGCGGAAAAGATTACAAAAAGAGATATAAACTATTCGGAGTGGTATAACGATCTTGTTATACAGAGCGGGTTGGCGGAGTATAGTGCTGTGCGGGGTTGTATGGTGATAAAGCCGCATGGATGGGCCATTTGGGAGAATATGAAAAGTATTCTGGACAAAAGATTCAAGGACACTGGACACGTTAACGCCAGTTTTCCGTTGTTGATACCAAAAAGTTTTCTTGAGCAGGAAGAAGGTCATGCTGAAGGATTTGCCAAAGAGTGTGCCGTTGTGACGCATTATCGGTTAAAAGCGAATCCTGACAAAAAAGGTAAATTGATGATTGACCCTGAAAGTAAGCTGGAAGAAGAGCTGATTATCAGGCCTACGAGTGAAACTATCATCTGGAATTGTTATCGCGGCTGGATTCAGAGTTATCGTGATTTGCCAATTTTGATTAATCAGTGGGCAAATGTTATGCGTTGGGAGATGCGCACACGTTTGTTTTTGCGCACTGCCGAGTTCCATTGGCAGGAAGGCCACACAGCACATGCCACTAAGGATGAAGCGGTTGAAGAAACCCTGAAAATGCTGGATGTTTACGCCGAATTTATGGAAAATTATATGGCCGTTCCGGTAATTAAAGGGGTAAAAACAGCGAACGAACGTTTTGCAGGTGCAGAAGATACTTATTGTGTTGAAGCGATGATGCAGGATGGAAAAGCGCTCCAAAACGGAACTTCCCACTTTTTAGGACAGAATTTTGCAAAAGCATTTGATGTTAAATTTTTAAATAAAGAAGGTAAACAGGAATTTGCCTGGGCTACAAGCTGGGGTGTATCAACAAGAATGATGGGTGCATTAATTATGGCGCACAGTGATGACGACGGATTGGTGATTCCTCCTCGCCTAGCGCCTTTGCATGTTGTAATTGTTCCTATTTATAAAAATGCTGAACAACTTGCAGCAATTACTGAAAGAGCAGATGCTATTATTAAAGAACTGAAGGCACAAAATATTATTGTGAAATACGATGATAGTGATACTGCCAAACCGGGCTGGAAATTTGCGGAATATGAATTAAAAGGTGTTCCTGTTCGTATTGCTATGGGAATGCGCGATGTTGAAAACGGAACAGTTGAAATTGCACGTCGCGATACCAAAGAAAAAACGACGGTAAAAAATGAAAACCTTGGTTTATATATCAGCGAATTGCTGGAAACCATACAGCAAAGCATGTTTAATAAGGCTTTAGCATTTCGTTCAGCAAATACTTTTGTATTGGATTCCTGGGATGAATTTACTGCTCAAATTGAAAAAGGTGGTTTTATTCATGCGCATTGGGATGGTACTGCGGAGACTGAAGATAAAATTAAAGAATTAACCAAAGCTACCATTCGTTGTATTCCGATGGATGCAAAAGAGGAAGCAGGTAAATGTATATACAGCGGCAAACCGAGTAACAAACGTGTGGTATTTGCCAAAGCGTATTAA
- a CDS encoding response regulator transcription factor translates to MIRAIIIDDESRARSALKQEIALNCPEVLIVGEADSVQSSVELIQSVSPELIFLDIQLSDGLGFHILDVVGNEDYEIIFTTAYSEYAIKAFKTNALDYLLKPIDSEELIAAVAKVSQKKEDVPPVVEPNAAVPDLTTLQQKKIILHTSDGLFVIQVADIIRCNSYGNYSFVYLKDGNKILLAKILKEIEESLRPFGFERVHHSHLINLNHVKSFRHKDGGLVIMSDLSEVPVSLRKKSAFLEQLEKLNNV, encoded by the coding sequence ATGATAAGAGCAATTATTATAGATGATGAATCACGAGCACGTTCAGCGCTCAAACAGGAAATTGCGTTAAACTGTCCCGAGGTTTTAATTGTAGGAGAAGCCGATAGCGTTCAAAGTTCTGTTGAATTAATTCAGTCGGTTTCACCTGAGTTGATATTTTTAGACATCCAATTATCGGATGGATTAGGATTTCATATTTTAGATGTGGTTGGGAATGAGGATTATGAAATCATATTTACTACGGCCTACTCCGAATATGCCATTAAGGCGTTTAAAACCAATGCATTAGATTATTTATTAAAACCCATCGACAGTGAAGAATTAATTGCTGCGGTAGCGAAGGTGTCGCAAAAGAAGGAAGATGTTCCTCCTGTAGTAGAACCAAACGCCGCAGTTCCTGATTTAACCACTTTACAGCAGAAGAAAATAATTTTACATACTTCCGATGGTTTATTTGTTATTCAGGTGGCCGATATTATTCGTTGTAACTCTTATGGTAATTATAGTTTTGTTTATTTGAAAGATGGCAATAAAATTTTGTTGGCTAAAATTCTTAAAGAAATTGAAGAATCGCTGCGGCCATTTGGATTTGAGCGTGTGCATCATTCCCACTTAATAAATTTGAACCATGTAAAATCGTTCCGGCATAAAGATGGTGGTTTGGTAATAATGAGTGATTTAAGCGAAGTGCCGGTTTCGCTGCGTAAAAAAAGTGCGTTTCTTGAACAACTGGAAAAACTCAACAACGTTTAA
- a CDS encoding histidine kinase, with protein sequence MLSKIVSLLAFVFVVSLAKSQNDCACDDFSKADKANYDANFKAGKYAVPISISKKLLQSDNNCCKAQAEILFANIHLREKKLDSVLFRINKANKYLNKKYDSVVTPETFRLRGMVSAAENKPDSAIYYYLEGLKNAELHHNLKYEIIFCNEVSYTFSSITQPEEGTKYMKMSLERALEYGDNELITMGYSNLATSYGMMYESTKNKKYLDSMQVLAPLALKYAQQANSPFYIIKCYNILGGLALEHQDFETAILYCDTVIGLSSDKALEQLRVSAMFRKGQSLYALGKFETSLTTLLQGLVWAKEWGNDNVVLLFYQQLYYTYKDNKNPEAALQYFEKYKAVSDSLMNIEKTTTVNQLEQQYNKAKNEQTITELNQEKQISALKIRFLVAGVVVAFLIAITIFLYYRQKNLKHQQTILETEQRLNRARMNPHFFFNALTALQSYALLENDGKQLASNLSKFSHIMRETLESSYKDYVTIEQEVDFLREYLELQKMRFPAKFSYHLDLVKDIETDEIMIPSMIIQPFVENSIEHGFSGITYTGELKVLFDEINDEVIITIIDNGKGLHSTPAENNEHISRASQIIKDRIYLLNIKLKTKASFSINNNTEEKGVIVKIYLPKIYKNARITH encoded by the coding sequence ATGTTATCCAAAATAGTTTCACTCTTAGCTTTTGTTTTTGTTGTGTCGTTAGCCAAATCACAAAATGACTGTGCATGTGATGATTTTAGTAAGGCAGATAAAGCAAATTATGATGCCAATTTTAAAGCCGGAAAATATGCAGTTCCAATTTCCATATCGAAAAAATTGCTCCAGTCAGATAATAATTGTTGTAAAGCCCAGGCTGAAATTTTATTTGCCAATATTCATTTGAGAGAGAAAAAATTAGACAGTGTATTATTTCGAATTAATAAAGCCAATAAATATCTCAATAAAAAATACGACTCCGTTGTTACGCCGGAAACTTTCCGTTTACGTGGAATGGTAAGTGCTGCTGAAAATAAACCCGACAGTGCGATATATTATTATCTTGAAGGTTTAAAAAATGCAGAACTACATCACAATTTAAAATATGAAATCATTTTCTGTAATGAAGTATCTTACACATTCAGCAGTATCACACAACCTGAAGAAGGCACCAAATACATGAAAATGTCGCTGGAGCGTGCTTTAGAATATGGTGATAATGAATTAATCACCATGGGCTATTCTAATCTTGCTACTTCGTATGGTATGATGTATGAGTCGACAAAAAATAAAAAATACCTCGACAGCATGCAGGTGTTGGCTCCACTTGCATTAAAATATGCGCAACAAGCCAACAGTCCGTTTTATATTATTAAATGTTATAACATTTTAGGTGGTTTGGCATTAGAGCATCAGGATTTTGAAACTGCGATTTTATATTGTGATACGGTAATTGGATTATCATCGGATAAAGCACTGGAGCAATTACGGGTTTCAGCGATGTTCAGAAAGGGACAGAGTTTATATGCATTGGGAAAATTCGAAACATCGCTTACCACATTGTTACAGGGATTAGTCTGGGCTAAAGAATGGGGTAATGATAATGTGGTGTTGTTATTTTATCAGCAGCTGTATTATACCTACAAAGACAATAAAAATCCCGAGGCTGCTTTACAATATTTTGAGAAATACAAAGCAGTTAGCGATAGTTTGATGAATATTGAAAAAACAACAACTGTAAATCAATTAGAGCAACAATATAATAAAGCAAAAAATGAACAAACCATAACCGAATTAAATCAGGAAAAACAAATCAGTGCTTTAAAAATTCGTTTTTTAGTTGCCGGTGTGGTGGTTGCCTTTTTAATTGCTATTACCATATTTTTATATTATCGTCAAAAAAACCTGAAACATCAGCAAACCATACTGGAAACGGAACAGCGGCTCAACAGGGCCAGAATGAATCCGCATTTTTTCTTTAATGCCTTAACTGCTTTACAGTCGTACGCGTTGTTGGAAAACGACGGAAAACAATTAGCAAGCAATTTGAGTAAGTTTTCACATATCATGCGCGAAACACTCGAAAGTTCTTATAAGGATTACGTTACTATTGAACAGGAAGTGGATTTTTTACGGGAATATCTGGAGTTGCAAAAAATGCGTTTCCCCGCCAAGTTTTCTTATCATTTAGATTTGGTAAAGGATATTGAAACAGATGAAATTATGATTCCATCGATGATTATTCAGCCTTTCGTTGAAAATTCGATTGAACACGGATTTAGTGGCATAACTTATACCGGTGAATTAAAAGTGTTGTTTGATGAAATAAATGATGAGGTTATTATAACCATAATTGACAATGGGAAAGGATTACATTCAACTCCTGCAGAAAACAATGAACATATTTCACGTGCCAGTCAGATTATAAAAGACAGAATTTACTTACTGAACATCAAATTAAAAACAAAGGCCAGTTTCAGTATAAATAATAATACCGAAGAAAAAGGTGTAATTGTAAAAATTTATTTACCTAAAATTTATAAAAATGCGCGTATTACTCATTGA
- a CDS encoding dihydrofolate reductase, translating into MPVFSIIVAVDLNNVIGLNGDMPWLKLRSDLKYFKEKTSGHWCILGRKTYNALGNKVLPGRKFIIVTRDKEFMAPDSLIVHSLKEAMSLPELNDEDEVFVLGGGDIYKQSMQFVTRIYLTRIHAEFEGDTYFPELDEEWAMDSEDKRKKDDVNPYDHDFLIYEKN; encoded by the coding sequence ATGCCCGTTTTTTCAATAATTGTTGCTGTAGATTTAAATAATGTTATCGGATTAAACGGTGATATGCCCTGGTTAAAATTGCGCTCCGATTTAAAATATTTTAAAGAAAAAACATCCGGTCACTGGTGTATTCTTGGCAGAAAAACATATAATGCACTTGGTAATAAAGTGTTACCCGGCCGAAAATTTATTATTGTTACCAGAGATAAAGAATTTATGGCACCCGATAGTTTAATTGTGCATTCTTTAAAGGAAGCAATGAGTTTACCTGAATTGAATGATGAGGATGAAGTATTTGTATTAGGCGGTGGCGATATTTATAAACAATCTATGCAATTTGTAACCCGAATTTATCTCACCCGCATCCATGCTGAATTTGAAGGTGATACCTATTTTCCGGAATTAGATGAAGAATGGGCAATGGATTCAGAAGACAAGCGAAAAAAAGATGATGTGAATCCCTATGATCATGATTTTCTGATTTATGAAAAAAATTAG
- a CDS encoding MFS transporter — MSTPHKSPSRSILNLTVLVAALGYFVDIYDLQLFNLVSKPSLKGIGITDPAMVDFWDVRLFNVQMIGMLFGGILWGIMGDLKGRKSILFGSILLYSIANILNGFVDNTTQYQIVRFFAGLGLAGELGAAITLVAEIMSKENRGYGTMLIVSVGALGAVAAFFITSHVDWRTSYYIGGGLGLALLVLRFGTFESTMFDSIKHESVTRGNFISLFTNRERFVKYVYCILIGVPVWYCIGVLMKFSERFAGEWGIDTSGDNALQIRRTAIMLSYVGLCVGDILSGYLSQVFRSRKKVVLGYLIATIILALLYLNIKSTSQTLFNIMCFLLGCATGYWALFVTIASEQFGTNIRATATTTVPNFVRGFVVPLTLGFSALSSNTNNITAALIVGAIALILAIVSILAIKETFGKDLNYVEMS, encoded by the coding sequence ATGAGCACACCACACAAAAGCCCATCCCGAAGTATTTTAAATCTTACCGTTTTAGTTGCAGCATTAGGCTATTTTGTCGATATCTATGACTTGCAATTATTTAACCTGGTTAGTAAACCTAGCTTAAAAGGTATCGGCATTACTGACCCCGCTATGGTCGACTTTTGGGATGTCAGGTTGTTTAATGTGCAAATGATAGGCATGTTGTTTGGCGGAATTTTATGGGGCATTATGGGCGATTTAAAAGGACGAAAATCTATTTTATTTGGCAGCATATTATTGTATTCGATTGCAAATATTTTAAATGGTTTTGTAGATAATACCACCCAGTACCAAATTGTGCGATTTTTTGCAGGCCTCGGACTTGCCGGTGAATTAGGAGCTGCAATTACTTTGGTTGCAGAAATAATGAGTAAAGAAAATCGCGGTTACGGAACCATGCTCATTGTAAGTGTCGGCGCATTGGGAGCAGTGGCAGCATTTTTTATCACATCACATGTTGACTGGCGGACTTCTTATTATATAGGTGGCGGACTTGGATTAGCATTATTGGTACTGCGATTCGGAACTTTTGAAAGTACCATGTTCGATTCCATTAAACATGAATCTGTTACCAGAGGTAATTTTATTTCACTATTTACCAATCGGGAGCGTTTTGTAAAATATGTGTATTGCATATTAATTGGTGTACCGGTTTGGTATTGTATTGGCGTATTAATGAAATTCAGTGAACGATTTGCAGGCGAATGGGGAATAGATACCAGCGGCGATAATGCGCTTCAAATTCGACGCACTGCCATTATGTTGAGTTATGTTGGTTTATGTGTCGGAGATATTTTGAGTGGTTATTTAAGTCAGGTTTTTCGTTCACGGAAAAAAGTGGTGTTAGGTTATTTAATTGCAACAATTATTTTAGCATTATTATATCTGAATATTAAAAGTACATCACAAACCTTATTTAATATTATGTGCTTTTTATTAGGTTGTGCTACCGGATATTGGGCATTATTTGTAACCATCGCATCCGAACAATTCGGAACCAATATAAGAGCCACAGCTACTACCACAGTACCAAATTTTGTAAGAGGATTTGTAGTGCCGCTCACACTTGGTTTTTCTGCACTGAGTTCAAATACAAATAATATTACCGCTGCACTTATTGTCGGAGCCATTGCACTTATACTGGCAATTGTTTCAATTCTGGCAATTAAAGAAACATTCGGCAAAGATTTGAACTATGTTGAAATGAGTTAG
- a CDS encoding T9SS type A sorting domain-containing protein: MKKLNTLILTCLFLLGFTGSVSACDNSSFSLINMTDLGGGQYEFTVEFCAGGGVGGASGGTGTWFVQAVGGGTTFATYPATLTSPQTAAIYSASTFPYLGNEYLVYDLLSYPGTGWGADWWTTTGGLFGPAGSYCVTFTFVTNGMPNQLILGGAEGAGVGVAPYGCNGLPEMEINFGLAADAGPSFNLCKGNPGTITASATGGTAPYTYLWNTGATTASTTVTPLVNTTYTVTVTDALGNTDTDNIPIFVNPKPTVNAGLDKTITIGYGATCVTLNGTATGASDPYTYSWSNGSTIKTPSVCPTTTTTYTFTATDYYGCSNSDNVVVTVKDVRCGPGNTKIYVCKNGTTKCINYGQVGSHLTSGWVLGACWMKLDDATAEGENPIAIFPNPASQQVEIVFVMAEDATATIDIYNMAGEKYPIQNNTVQGYGGQEITQELNVSDLPAGIYQVFVTTSYGQVLTEKLAVVR, translated from the coding sequence ATGAAAAAATTGAACACACTTATTTTAACCTGCCTTTTTTTACTTGGCTTTACCGGCAGCGTTTCAGCTTGCGACAATTCTTCCTTTTCCTTAATTAACATGACTGATTTAGGTGGAGGACAATATGAGTTTACTGTAGAATTTTGCGCCGGAGGTGGCGTTGGCGGCGCATCCGGAGGAACCGGTACGTGGTTTGTGCAAGCTGTTGGTGGTGGAACAACATTCGCAACCTATCCTGCTACATTAACAAGCCCGCAAACTGCTGCAATTTACAGCGCATCAACATTCCCTTATTTAGGTAATGAATATCTGGTGTATGATTTATTGAGTTATCCCGGAACAGGCTGGGGGGCAGATTGGTGGACCACAACAGGCGGATTATTCGGCCCTGCAGGTTCATATTGCGTTACGTTTACTTTTGTAACGAACGGTATGCCGAATCAATTAATTTTAGGTGGAGCAGAAGGAGCCGGAGTTGGTGTTGCACCATACGGTTGTAATGGCTTACCTGAAATGGAAATTAATTTCGGTTTAGCTGCCGATGCAGGTCCTTCTTTTAATTTATGTAAAGGAAATCCGGGAACAATTACCGCATCTGCAACAGGCGGTACGGCACCTTACACTTATTTATGGAATACCGGTGCAACTACTGCATCAACAACTGTAACTCCACTTGTAAATACAACTTATACAGTTACTGTTACCGATGCTTTGGGAAATACGGATACAGATAATATTCCGATTTTTGTTAACCCTAAACCTACTGTTAATGCCGGCTTGGATAAAACAATTACCATTGGTTATGGTGCAACTTGTGTAACATTAAATGGTACCGCAACCGGTGCTTCTGATCCTTACACTTATTCATGGAGTAATGGTTCAACTATTAAAACACCTTCTGTTTGCCCAACAACAACTACTACATATACATTCACTGCAACTGATTACTACGGTTGTTCAAATAGTGATAATGTTGTAGTTACCGTAAAAGATGTACGTTGTGGACCGGGAAATACTAAAATTTATGTTTGTAAAAATGGTACAACAAAATGTATTAACTACGGACAAGTAGGCAGCCATTTAACCAGCGGTTGGGTATTAGGTGCATGCTGGATGAAATTAGATGATGCTACTGCCGAAGGTGAAAATCCAATTGCTATTTTCCCTAATCCTGCATCACAACAAGTAGAAATTGTTTTTGTAATGGCAGAAGATGCTACTGCAACAATTGATATTTATAATATGGCGGGAGAAAAATATCCGATACAAAATAATACTGTTCAGGGTTACGGCGGACAGGAAATTACACAGGAATTAAATGTTAGCGATTTACCTGCAGGTATATATCAGGTATTCGTAACAACAAGTTATGGTCAGGTTTTAACAGAAAAATTGGCTGTTGTTCGTTAA
- a CDS encoding response regulator transcription factor, translating into MRVLLIDNEVNIRLGLREMLHAYCPEIIAIHEADSVMSGINAIALYNPDVVFLDVELDDGTGFDLLSQLQTYSFQLIFITAHDKYAINAFKFSAMDFLLKPVDPAELQRTVTRAYHNIKQDPAKQLALLLEQMQNKNEHPKKIVLKDIHKTYYVKIDDILYCEADGIYTKFVLSDHQTILVSKNLKEYESLLEPLGFVRTHHSFLVNPDKIRLFDKSEGGMLILDEGSTIPVSQRKKDAVLKILEH; encoded by the coding sequence ATGCGCGTATTACTCATTGACAATGAAGTGAACATTCGGTTAGGGTTGCGGGAGATGTTACATGCATATTGCCCTGAAATAATTGCCATACATGAAGCTGATAGTGTGATGAGTGGAATTAATGCCATTGCCCTTTATAACCCGGATGTGGTTTTTTTAGATGTAGAACTTGATGACGGCACCGGATTCGATTTGTTGAGTCAGTTGCAGACATATAGCTTTCAGTTAATATTTATTACTGCGCACGATAAATATGCCATTAATGCATTTAAATTCAGTGCTATGGATTTTTTGTTAAAGCCGGTTGATCCTGCAGAACTGCAAAGAACTGTAACCAGAGCTTACCATAATATTAAACAGGACCCTGCCAAACAACTTGCTTTGTTGCTTGAACAAATGCAAAACAAAAATGAACATCCCAAAAAAATTGTTTTAAAAGATATTCATAAAACCTATTATGTAAAAATTGATGATATTTTATATTGTGAAGCAGATGGTATTTATACCAAATTTGTTTTATCTGATCATCAAACCATTTTAGTTTCTAAAAATTTGAAGGAATATGAAAGTTTATTAGAACCACTCGGGTTCGTTCGCACACACCATTCTTTTCTTGTAAACCCGGATAAAATAAGGCTTTTCGATAAATCGGAAGGTGGTATGCTGATTTTAGATGAAGGCAGTACCATTCCGGTTTCACAAAGAAAAAAGGATGCCGTGTTAAAAATTCTGGAACATTAA